In Fimbriiglobus ruber, a genomic segment contains:
- a CDS encoding siphovirus Gp157 family protein: MSDGLTGAEDFRPLCLELAEEAVEREMLAEAIESRIKDLQARKQRFLHGAEMLRTLVLQCMDTRGEKAISSPELTLGITTRSPDVVVTDEAAVPSRFFTPQPPKLDKKALKDAVLTDGEVIDGVSLGNGKISLTIRRK, encoded by the coding sequence ATGTCCGATGGGTTGACGGGCGCGGAGGATTTCCGGCCTCTGTGTCTCGAGCTCGCGGAGGAAGCGGTCGAACGGGAGATGCTGGCCGAGGCCATTGAGTCGCGGATCAAAGACCTTCAGGCGCGAAAGCAGCGCTTCCTCCACGGCGCCGAGATGCTGCGGACCCTCGTTTTACAGTGCATGGACACCCGTGGCGAGAAAGCGATTTCCTCCCCCGAACTGACGCTGGGCATTACGACCCGGTCGCCGGACGTGGTCGTCACCGACGAGGCCGCCGTGCCGTCCCGGTTCTTCACCCCCCAGCCTCCGAAGCTGGACAAGAAGGCCCTGAAGGACGCGGTCTTGACCGACGGGGAGGTGATCGACGGGGTCTCGCTCGGGAACGGGAAAATCAGCTTGACCATCCGGAGGAAATAA